The region CCAAACCTCGTCGTAGTTCAGCCTCCCCATCTCCGCTTTAACCGCCTCAGCACATCTCCCCTCCTCGCCCGGCGGGCTCGGTATTCTGATCAGATCGACGCAAAATCTGACCATTTCCTCCCTTTCCTCGTCGGTCAAATCCTTCATCCCTTCACCTCTCACACCGATTCAAGCAGTTCACGTGCCGTCTGGATCAGAATCCTCTCGGCCTCTGGGGCGAGCTTGCTCGATCTGGCCAGCTCGGTCTCATATCCCCCCTCTTCGAACGCCTTCTCCGTCGGGACATATCCCACCCAATCGTTAGCGAGCTCTATCGGCATGGTGGCCTTAAAGGGCGAGGACTTTTTGATCTGAAGCCCTATCTCGACGAAGATCTCGCCTGGAAGCCCGACGATCGCCATTTCCTCCTGCTCGGACCTTATGGCGAAAACCTGCACCTCGGTCTCGACCTGACGGGGCATCTCGCTCAGGAACAGTATCTCGCGGGCGTAGATCTGCTCCCTCGTATATCGGTTCACATCATCTGGGGCATCACGTAGGATCGCCTTGGCCGATTCGATCATCCCCTCCGTTATGGGACGGACTGGGATGGTGATTCGTTTCGAGACGGCATTGAGCCGAACATCCTCTATCAACTTGGCGTGCTCGGTCAACGAGTAGACGTCCGCCGCCAGGATCGAGGCGATATGTTGGGCGTGCTCATACCCCTCCCTCCGTTCGGGGGGATTATGGACATCGATGTTGTTTATATCGCCACAGCATCCGTTTGAGAGGATGGCGACGAAGCTTTCGCCGTGCATCCTCTGGATCTCTTGGGCGAACATGCCGAAATAATCGGCCGACACGACGTTTGAGGGCGAGCCGCCCACATAATGTAGGGCGAAGTTGGCGAGCACGGCTATCGTGTTGCCCTGGACGTCGGCGATCCTGATCGCCATCACGTCCGGATCTATAGGGCCGGCCGGCCTGACGATATCCGGATTGTTATATCCGGGGTTGGTTCTGACTTTTCCATCCTTCATCCAATATCTGCGATTGAAGCTGATCCTCTCCTCCCTTCCGACTTCCCATCCCACTTTTGCCTCACGCAGCCTCTGACACGCCATCTGCACGGCGTCGGCTATCCTGGGGATCAGGAATTCGAGATATCCTTCGTCCCTATCAACTCCCAGGACGCTTACGGTGGCGGGGCCGGTATGGGTATGGGTGCAGGCGATCATGACGTTTTGGGGCGGGATGCCGCATCTGGAT is a window of Candidatus Poribacteria bacterium DNA encoding:
- a CDS encoding neutral/alkaline non-lysosomal ceramidase N-terminal domain-containing protein — its product is MLKAGAAQRDITPLLGISLVGYFHDRKAVDVRDPLYAKAIVLEADGERIAIVLCDLIALEREEVGRARELIESRCGIPPQNVMIACTHTHTGPATVSVLGVDRDEGYLEFLIPRIADAVQMACQRLREAKVGWEVGREERISFNRRYWMKDGKVRTNPGYNNPDIVRPAGPIDPDVMAIRIADVQGNTIAVLANFALHYVGGSPSNVVSADYFGMFAQEIQRMHGESFVAILSNGCCGDINNIDVHNPPERREGYEHAQHIASILAADVYSLTEHAKLIEDVRLNAVSKRITIPVRPITEGMIESAKAILRDAPDDVNRYTREQIYAREILFLSEMPRQVETEVQVFAIRSEQEEMAIVGLPGEIFVEIGLQIKKSSPFKATMPIELANDWVGYVPTEKAFEEGGYETELARSSKLAPEAERILIQTARELLESV